A region from the Penaeus monodon isolate SGIC_2016 chromosome 17, NSTDA_Pmon_1, whole genome shotgun sequence genome encodes:
- the LOC119583666 gene encoding carbohydrate sulfotransferase 13-like: MNMLNKRRKIIFLLCGCSLLLSFLQLRDYERYDKLYKQNVKDNVQELVQRVQKMWVLEREDDSTSTRTPLLETTTLPDATTQSFPLESWRVRANFTVEKSEVAFPSTTNCSKDQTRASKKGPFVPTLYGYPCRKWQVSSPRNRLWPAVLAPSKGSVLEEAYVRFSDSKVLDLVDVQMGVQRRRLQHLTSTCLAHPQLAVRQHLTLVWGSDRSPPIVYCPIYKAASTTWFVYFLRLAHVNDNNPILALYNETEREKKKYMPRFGGGHRRVFEEFRAPNASWEKQKVFRKALRFIVVRHPFARLLSAYRDKIQRSDPRPFMAYFKDLQRAIIAKYRPTNSTEASATPTFPEFIEYLIDSTANLTTAQDWTVNVVCWTPYWVQCGVCSSDYQVVVKLETMAEDEQFLAHVADLKEIQKVHEWRNLKKFAVSSVDLVPEYYKKITKKQIYLLYERYKLDFLLFNYTVDEYLDYALEN; this comes from the exons ATGAATATGTTGAACAAAAGGaggaaaatcatatttttattatgtggaTGCAGTCTGCTGCTGTCGTTCCTCCAACTACGGGATTACGAGAGGTATGATAAGCTATATAAGCAAAATGTGAAAGACAATGTGCAGGAACTCGTGCAACGCGTGCAAAAGATGTGGGTTTTAGAGCGCGAGGACGACTCTACGAGCACTAGGACCCCGCTCCTGGAGACTACAACGCTCCCAGACGCGACGACCCAAAGTTTCCCTTTGGAGTCGTGGAGAGTACGAGCGAATTTTACCGTAGAAAAGTCGGAAGTGGCGTTCCCGAGCACGACCAACTGCAGCAAAGACCAGACCCGGGCGAGTAAGAAAGGGCCATTTGTGCCGACATTGTACGGGTATCCATGCAGGAAATGGCAAGTTTCTTCTCCCCGCAACCGCTTGTGGCCAGCGGTCCTTGCTCCAAGCAAAGGTTCTGTTCTCGAAGAAGCTTATGTTCGCTTCTCAGACTCCAAG GTGCTGGATCTGGTGGACGTGCAGATGGGCGTGCAGCGGCGCCGGCTGCAGCACCTGACCAGCACCTGCCTGGCCCACCCTCAGCTCGCCGTCCGACAGCACCTTACCCTCGTGTGGGGCAGCGATCGTTCGCCTCCCATTGTATACTGTCCCATCTACAAG GCAGCGTCGACAACATGGTTCGTGTACTTCCTCCGACTCGCTCACGTGAACGACAACAATCCCATTCTAGCTCTCTACAACGAGACAGAGCGTGAGAAGAAGAAGTACATG CCTCGATTTGGCGGCGGGCACCGACGCGTGTTCGAGGAGTTCCGCGCCCCCAACGCCTCGTGGGAGAAGCAGaaggtgttccgcaaggctcttcGCTTTATCGTGGTCCGGCATCCCTTCGCCAG GTTACTCTCCGCATATCGGGACAAGATACAGCGTAGCGACCCACGCCCATTCATGGCGTACTTTAAGGACCTGCAGCGAGCAATCATTGCCAAGTACCGCCCTACCAACAGCACTGAAGCCTCCGCCACGCCCACATTCCCCGAGTTCATTGAGTACCTGATCGATTCAACCGCGAACCTGACGACTGCCCAAGACTGGACCGTGAAC GTGGTGTGCTGGACGCCGTACTGGGTGCAGTGTGGCGTGTGCTCCTCCGATTACCAGGTCGTAGTCAAGCTGGAGACGATGGCGGAGGACGAGCAGTTCCTGGCGCACGTGGCGGACCTGAAGGAGATCCAGAAAGTACACGAGTGGAGGAACCTGAAGAAGTTTGCGGTCTCGTCCGTGGACCTGGTGCCGGAGTATTACAAGaagataacaaagaaacaaatatatttgttatatgagCGATATAAACTTGATTTCCTCTTGTTTAATTACACAGTCGATGAGTATTTAGACTACGCTTTGGAAAACTAG
- the LOC119583347 gene encoding uncharacterized protein LOC119583347, which produces MDETDLQEMVDHLNDAHMSAARHINTVPPSQQRPRQRRTTLQWSTILHVSAGIQYNNPTRGHDSSKATRNSPTASAILTPDIRFLVDTGAAHSLLPASRWRKPHQQQPVTRLTAANSTPIPTYGRKYLNICIDSRTYGWSFVVADITLPLLGADFLAHYQLLVDVSSGRLIDAASLAAIPIAAAPDNLALQVIDAADDYAHLHYSYPDVFKSELRQQPQTPAKHGIYHLIKTSGPPVFSKFLVKKDGFLRPCGDYRCLDMPMEPDHYLLPNIADVTSSTAPRFFSKLDLLKGYYQVPMHPEDIHAL; this is translated from the exons ATGGATGAAACCGACCTGCAGGAGATGGTGGACCACTTAAATGATGCACACATGTCGGCAGCCCGTCACATCAACACAGTGCCCCCATCTCAACAGCGCCCCCGCCAGAGGAGGACGACATTGCAGTGGTCAACCATTCTTCACGTGTCTGCCGGCATCCAGTACAACAACCCAACCCGCGGCCACGACAGCAGCAAAGCAACAAGAAATTCGCCGACGGCCTCTGCTATTTTAACACCAG ATATCCGCTTCTTAGTGGACACCGGCGCTGCCCACTCGCTCCTGCCAGCCTCTCGGTGGAGGAAGCCCCACCAACAACAGCCTGTCACCAGACTCACGGCAGCCAATAGCACACCGATCCCCACATACGGCCGCAAATATCTCAACATCTGCATCGACAGCCGTACGTATGGATGGAGCTTCGTGGTGGCTGACATTACCCTCCCCTTGCTTGGAGCAGACTTCCTGGCCCACTACCAGCTCCTTGTCGACGTCTCCAGTGGCAGACTGATCGATGCAGCTTCCCTCGCCGCCATCCCCATTGCCGCTGCCCCGGATAACCTCGCCCTTCAGGTGATTGATGCCGCAGATGACTACGCACACCTCCACTACTCCTACCCCGACGTATTTAAATCGGAGCTTCGCCAGCAACCTCAGACTCCAGCCAAACACGGGATCTATCACCTTATCAAGACATCAGGCCCTCCAGTGTTCTCCAAGTTTC TGGTAAAAAAGGATGGCTTCCTTCGTCCCTGTGGTGACTACAGATGCCTCGATATGCCTATGGAACCAGACCATTACCTGCTCCCTAACATCGCCGACGTCACTTCCTCCACGGCGCCAAGATTTTTTTCCAAGCTCGACCTACTGAAGGGGTACTACCAAGTACCAATGCACCCAGAAGACATCCACGCCCTTTGA